GTTAACGGAGGACTGGCAGATTACTTAGATCCTGGATTTAATTGCTATAAGATTGCTGGATATTCCCAAGAATATGATGTGCAACGTATTCTGAAAGTGATTAATTCTTCAGCAGCTTTTAGTTTATCTGAAGAATTAATCACTGAGCATCGGACTGAAAATATTATTAAGCGTTTCCAAGTTATTCTGGATGAGTTAAATGAGTTTTTCGATCACAAGATCCAACAGCCATCTAATATTAAGAGTTTGACGAGTATACGTATGGCAAAATTACTCGCTCAGAGGATATATGGGAAGCTGAAGAAGAAATATTTTAAGTAATAGAAACGCACCGCAGAGGCGCACAGATCACAGAGAGAAGAGAGGAAATTGAATGAGTCGGCGGTTATTAGTTACTGGGGGTGCGGGGTTTATTGGGGCGAATTTTGTCCATCACTGGTGTCAGGTTTATCCAGATGACCGTGTGGTGGTGTTGGATGCGCTTACATACGCGGGGAATCGTCTGAATTTGGCGGTGGTTGAGGGAAGAGAGAATTTTCGGTTTGTGCAGGGGGATATTTGCGATCGCACCATTGTAGACAACCTATTATCAACCGAAAATATAGATACTATCGCCCATTTTGCTGCTGAATCTCATGTCGATCGTTCGATTCTTGGGCCGGCGGCTTTTGTGCAAACTAATGTGGTGGGAACTTTCACGCTGCTGGAAGCTTTTCGCCAATATTGGGAGGCTAAAGCACAGCCATCTGATTATCGTTTCCTACACGTTTCGACTGATGAAGTCTACGGTAGTTTGGGCCCAGATGATGCAGCTTTTTCGGAAACTACACCTTATGCTCCTAATAGTCCTTATTCAGCTTCCAAAGCTGGTAGCGATCACTTAGTGCGTGCTTATTATCATACTTATAAACTTCCTACCATTATTACAAATTGCTCTAATAATTACGGGCCTTATCAATTCCCCGAAAAGCTAATTCCCCTGATGTGTATCAACACTTTAATAGGTAAACCATTACCTGTTTATGGCGATGGGAAAAATGTGCGGGATTGGCTTTATGTGGTCGATCATTGTCGTGCTTTGGATGTGGTAATCAATCATGGTCAACCAGGGGAAACCTACAATATTGGTGGCAACAATGAGGTGGAAAATCTCAACCTGGTGCAGCTTTTGTGTCAGATGATGGATGAATTAGCATCTGATTTACCAGTACGTCCAGCAAAGGAGTTGATTACTTTTGTCAAGGATAGACAGGGACACGATCGGAGATATGCAATTAATGCGAACAAAATTAAAACTCAGCTTGGTTGGACACCTTCTGTAACGATTGCTGAGGGTTTACGTTTAACAGTTGAATGGTATCTCAATCATCGTGATTGGTGGGAACCTCTGCTGTCTGCGGAATATCAAGCTTACTATCGCAAAAATTATCTCATTCCCACAATTTCTCTAGATAATGACTATCCTTGAATATAAGGGAATCAGATCGGCGTAAACTGCCAGCAGGTGTAAGATGCTGCAACCAGAACAGATATTACAAGATCGTTATCAAATCCAACACCAACTTGGTAACAATGGAATTCGTCAAACTTGGCTTGCAAAGGATTTACTAGCCTCTGATGGCGAAAATTCGACCGTTGTGGTCAAACTTTTAGCCTTTGGCGGTACTATACAGTGGGATGATTTAAAACTTTTTGAGAGGGAAGCACAAATTCTTAAAACAATAAATCATCCCCGCATTCCTAGATATATAGATTATTTTTGTATAGACGATCGCACTCTCTGGTTTGGCTTAATACAACAATATATTCCTGGTGAGTCGCTTAAAGAAAAACTTGCTCTTGGCAAAAGGTTTACTGAAAAGCGAGCGAGAAAAATCGCTGGTGAGATTTTAAATATTCTCATGTATTTACATGAGTTAAACCCAGGGGTGTTACATAGAGATATAAAACCGAGTAATTTAATATGGGGCGAAGATAATCGGATTTATTTAGTTGATTTTGGCGCAGTACAAGATAAAGCGGCAAGAGAAGGCGTTACTTTCACCGTTGTGGGTACTTATGGTTATGCCCCAATGGAACAATTTGGTGGTCGAGCAGTTCCAGCTTCCGACCTTTATGCACTGGGTGCGACTCTGATTCATTTGCTTACTGGGACTTGCCCCTCTGATTTACCTCAGCAGGATTTGCGACTGCAATTTGCAGACCGAGTTAATCTCAGTCCTAGTTTTGCCAGTTGGCTACAAAAGTTAATAGAACCCGCTCCCGAACAACGATTTCCTGATGCCCGCCAAGCGCTGAATGCTCTCAAATCTGGTCTGGCTGTGAAATCTGCAAACAGAAGTCAGCTTTTACCACTAAGAGAAATAATTAACAATTCTGGATGCGGCATAAGTAAT
The Nostoc punctiforme PCC 73102 genome window above contains:
- the rfbB gene encoding dTDP-glucose 4,6-dehydratase, producing MSRRLLVTGGAGFIGANFVHHWCQVYPDDRVVVLDALTYAGNRLNLAVVEGRENFRFVQGDICDRTIVDNLLSTENIDTIAHFAAESHVDRSILGPAAFVQTNVVGTFTLLEAFRQYWEAKAQPSDYRFLHVSTDEVYGSLGPDDAAFSETTPYAPNSPYSASKAGSDHLVRAYYHTYKLPTIITNCSNNYGPYQFPEKLIPLMCINTLIGKPLPVYGDGKNVRDWLYVVDHCRALDVVINHGQPGETYNIGGNNEVENLNLVQLLCQMMDELASDLPVRPAKELITFVKDRQGHDRRYAINANKIKTQLGWTPSVTIAEGLRLTVEWYLNHRDWWEPLLSAEYQAYYRKNYLIPTISLDNDYP
- a CDS encoding serine/threonine protein kinase — encoded protein: MLQPEQILQDRYQIQHQLGNNGIRQTWLAKDLLASDGENSTVVVKLLAFGGTIQWDDLKLFEREAQILKTINHPRIPRYIDYFCIDDRTLWFGLIQQYIPGESLKEKLALGKRFTEKRARKIAGEILNILMYLHELNPGVLHRDIKPSNLIWGEDNRIYLVDFGAVQDKAAREGVTFTVVGTYGYAPMEQFGGRAVPASDLYALGATLIHLLTGTCPSDLPQQDLRLQFADRVNLSPSFASWLQKLIEPAPEQRFPDARQALNALKSGLAVKSANRSQLLPLREIINNSGCGISNQNETVPEEILGWNWGAFLMPWLWMWPNQVWYGLFCFVPHGWWLMAIALGAKGNEWAWKSRQWRSIEQFKAHQRGWAIAGILIGAPISIMLWVRAIALLKAAF